One region of Flavobacterium sp. GSB-24 genomic DNA includes:
- a CDS encoding DUF1398 family protein, giving the protein MFTIEQIKEAHAKVKTGADFPNYIQDLIILGVKGYDTYVHDGSVVYYGLNNYTAEAEEKYPEIKVADFPNKELFIEFLVKHQHGETDYMTFCKHCAQCGIAKWRVDIIEMTCTYFDKSENEILIEKIPS; this is encoded by the coding sequence ATGTTTACAATTGAACAAATAAAAGAAGCTCATGCAAAAGTGAAAACTGGAGCTGATTTTCCAAATTATATACAAGATTTAATCATCTTAGGCGTAAAAGGATACGACACTTACGTACACGACGGAAGCGTTGTCTATTACGGTTTAAACAATTATACAGCCGAAGCTGAGGAAAAATATCCTGAAATAAAAGTGGCTGATTTTCCAAACAAAGAACTTTTTATCGAATTCTTAGTAAAACATCAGCACGGTGAAACTGATTATATGACATTCTGCAAACATTGCGCACAATGTGGTATTGCAAAATGGCGTGTAGACATTATTGAAATGACTTGTACTTATTTTGACAAATCTGAAAATGAGATTTTGATCGAAAAAATTCCTAGTTAA
- a CDS encoding DEAD/DEAH box helicase: protein MNKKHHSNNILSNLGIQSLNEMQEMAQDAILNENNVLLLSPTGSGKTLAFLLPILELLQPEILSVQCLILVPSRELGLQIEQVWKKMGTQYKVNICYGGHSIDTEIKNLSNPPAVLIGTPGRIADHIDRDTFRTDKIQTLILDEFDKSLQLGFHEQMSFIIGRLSKVNKRVLVSATSDIEIPKYTRVVNPTILDFIPEEEEKANLSMKMVVSPAKDKLQSLFNLICSLNSESAIIFCNHRDAAERISDTLNEKGIYSVYYHGGMDQDERERALIQFRNGSVSYLVTTDLAARGLDIPEMKHVIHYHLPLKEDEFTHRNGRTARMQATGTSYVIIHESEKQLDYIDYEMAVLNVEGKVSLPNPPQFQTIYISGGKKTKLNKFDIVGFFSQKGKLEKDDLGLIEVKDFVSFAAVRFNKVKELLKNIKDEKMKGKKFKIEVARNVIKKEEEEKRGRY from the coding sequence ATGAATAAAAAACACCATTCCAACAATATACTTTCGAATTTAGGGATTCAGAGTCTGAACGAAATGCAGGAAATGGCGCAAGATGCCATTTTAAACGAAAACAACGTTTTATTACTTTCTCCAACTGGATCTGGAAAAACATTGGCTTTTTTGCTTCCAATTTTAGAATTATTGCAGCCTGAGATTCTTTCTGTTCAATGTCTAATTTTGGTTCCTTCCCGCGAACTTGGACTTCAGATCGAACAGGTTTGGAAAAAAATGGGAACGCAGTATAAAGTAAATATCTGCTACGGTGGACATTCAATCGACACAGAAATCAAAAATTTAAGCAATCCGCCTGCGGTTTTAATTGGAACGCCAGGAAGAATTGCCGATCATATTGACAGAGATACTTTTAGAACCGATAAAATTCAGACTTTAATTTTGGATGAATTTGATAAATCGCTTCAATTAGGCTTTCACGAACAAATGTCTTTCATCATTGGCAGATTATCGAAAGTAAATAAAAGGGTTTTAGTTTCGGCAACTTCCGATATTGAAATTCCGAAATACACACGCGTTGTAAATCCAACAATTTTAGATTTTATTCCAGAGGAAGAAGAAAAAGCTAATCTTTCGATGAAAATGGTGGTTTCGCCAGCTAAAGATAAATTACAGAGTTTGTTCAATTTAATTTGTTCTTTAAATTCAGAATCGGCGATTATTTTTTGTAATCATCGCGATGCTGCAGAACGTATCAGCGATACTTTAAACGAAAAAGGAATTTATTCGGTTTATTATCACGGGGGAATGGATCAGGACGAACGTGAGCGCGCTTTAATTCAGTTTAGAAATGGAAGCGTCAGCTATTTGGTTACAACGGATTTAGCAGCTAGAGGTTTGGATATTCCAGAAATGAAACACGTTATTCATTATCACCTCCCATTGAAAGAAGACGAATTCACGCATAGAAATGGGCGTACAGCGCGTATGCAGGCAACTGGAACGTCTTATGTTATCATTCACGAAAGTGAAAAACAATTAGATTATATTGATTATGAAATGGCAGTTTTAAATGTTGAAGGAAAAGTTTCACTGCCAAATCCACCTCAATTTCAAACTATTTATATCAGCGGCGGTAAGAAAACAAAACTAAATAAATTTGATATTGTGGGTTTCTTTTCTCAAAAGGGAAAATTAGAAAAAGACGATTTAGGTTTAATTGAAGTAAAAGATTTTGTTTCGTTTGCAGCCGTAAGATTCAATAAGGTAAAAGAACTTCTGAAAAATATTAAGGACGAAAAGATGAAAGGCAAAAAGTTCAAAATTGAGGTTGCCCGAAATGTCATCAAGAAAGAAGAAGAGGAGAAAAGAGGGAGATATTAG
- a CDS encoding sulfurtransferase, whose amino-acid sequence MSNSISPLITAEELILLNRSDIILIDARTGADSFEIYQKEHLKGARFVDLNRDLAAVTENPANGGRHPLPAVEDFSKTLSSIGISASDHVIVYDDKNGSNFAARFWWMMRAVGHEKIQVLNGGLQSAIQSGFPTSSGIEIFDKTTYPVQKWKLPLAEIEEVEKARKNDQNIVIDVRDKNRFDGLIEPLDLIAGHIPGAINVPLTENLDENGFFKSPEELAKKYKAIIGDKKSENTIVHCGSGVTACHTLLAMDYAGLPIPKLYVGSWSEWSRNDREMALKENK is encoded by the coding sequence ATGTCTAATTCAATTTCTCCGTTAATTACAGCAGAAGAATTAATTCTATTAAATCGTTCAGATATCATTTTAATTGATGCGCGAACGGGTGCAGACTCTTTTGAAATCTATCAAAAAGAACATTTAAAAGGAGCGCGATTTGTAGACTTAAATCGAGATTTAGCAGCAGTTACAGAAAATCCCGCAAACGGCGGACGACATCCTTTGCCAGCTGTGGAAGATTTTTCGAAAACACTTTCTTCTATCGGAATTTCAGCTTCAGACCATGTTATAGTTTATGATGATAAAAATGGTTCTAATTTCGCAGCCCGATTCTGGTGGATGATGCGCGCTGTCGGACATGAAAAAATTCAGGTTTTAAATGGCGGTCTTCAGTCTGCAATTCAATCTGGTTTTCCAACCAGTTCTGGAATTGAGATTTTTGATAAAACAACTTATCCTGTTCAAAAATGGAAATTACCGCTGGCAGAGATAGAAGAAGTCGAAAAAGCCCGTAAAAACGATCAAAATATTGTAATTGATGTTCGAGACAAAAACAGATTTGACGGACTCATAGAACCTTTAGATCTAATTGCGGGACATATCCCTGGAGCTATAAATGTACCGCTGACTGAAAATTTAGACGAAAACGGATTTTTCAAATCTCCTGAAGAATTAGCCAAAAAATACAAAGCTATAATTGGAGATAAAAAAAGCGAAAATACAATTGTACATTGCGGTTCTGGCGTTACAGCCTGTCACACTTTATTAGCAATGGACTACGCTGGACTTCCGATTCCGAAATTATATGTAGGTTCTTGGAGCGAATGGTCGAGAAACGATCGCGAAATGGCATTAAAAGAGAATAAATAA
- the coaD gene encoding pantetheine-phosphate adenylyltransferase codes for MRRAIFPGSFDPITLGHEDIIKRGIPLFDEIVIAIGVNAEKKYMFSLEERKRFIEETFKDEPKVSVITYEGLTIDLAKKLKANFILRGLRNPADFEFEKAIAHTNRKLSKIETVFLLTAASTSFISSSIVRDVLRHGGEYEMLVPDAVRVKK; via the coding sequence ATGAGAAGAGCAATATTCCCCGGATCCTTTGATCCTATTACACTTGGACATGAAGACATTATCAAAAGAGGAATTCCTTTGTTTGACGAAATTGTAATTGCGATTGGTGTAAATGCCGAAAAAAAATACATGTTTTCATTAGAAGAAAGAAAGCGTTTTATTGAAGAAACTTTTAAAGACGAACCGAAAGTATCAGTTATCACTTATGAAGGTTTAACCATTGATCTGGCAAAAAAACTAAAAGCCAATTTTATTTTAAGAGGTCTTCGCAACCCAGCAGATTTCGAATTTGAAAAAGCTATTGCGCATACGAATAGAAAACTTTCTAAAATAGAAACAGTATTTTTATTAACTGCTGCAAGTACATCATTTATTAGTTCGAGTATTGTTCGTGATGTATTGCGTCATGGAGGTGAGTATGAAATGCTGGTTCCTGATGCGGTTAGGGTTAAGAAATAA
- a CDS encoding ATP-binding cassette domain-containing protein, protein MQHWDILLSNQVNKKAFIDNILNGEAKGELAVFNNQKGILFSDIAIEKFIEKEFQYDSVEASKTSNRQLRTFSSGERKKEFLRYCIEQKPEFIIFDNPFDHLDQPSRVILADSLKDLTTEIAIIQILNRTVDVLDFVPNKALIKDNTFELHALVKTENHFKTLNTAAIPKALEPHDFHESVLIKLEDVSVSYEERKIINNISWTVKQGEFWQLIGPNGSGKSTILSLITGDNPKGFGQNLFLFGRKKGTGESVWDIKKQIGIFATSMTDLFQKSHTLEQMILSGFFDQIGLYTEPTTHQKQIVTQWLEVIEMSHLRKKRFIDLSVGQQRVALIVRAVLKHPPLLILDEPVEGLDDENVELVIQLINTIKQETNVSIIYVSHRIEKGLAPTSVFELLPAETGSIGKIKYHSELN, encoded by the coding sequence ATGCAGCATTGGGATATACTTTTATCAAATCAGGTAAATAAAAAAGCATTTATAGACAATATTTTAAACGGTGAAGCAAAAGGAGAATTAGCGGTTTTTAATAACCAAAAAGGAATTCTGTTCTCTGATATTGCAATCGAGAAATTCATAGAAAAAGAGTTTCAATACGACAGCGTTGAAGCCTCTAAAACATCAAATAGACAATTAAGAACCTTTTCTTCTGGAGAACGCAAAAAAGAGTTTTTACGTTACTGCATTGAACAAAAACCCGAATTTATCATTTTTGATAATCCGTTTGATCATTTAGATCAGCCTTCAAGAGTAATCCTCGCTGATTCTTTAAAAGATCTCACAACCGAAATTGCTATTATTCAAATTTTAAACCGTACTGTTGACGTATTAGATTTTGTTCCAAATAAAGCGTTAATAAAAGACAATACTTTCGAATTACATGCTTTAGTGAAAACCGAAAACCACTTTAAAACTTTAAATACAGCAGCAATTCCAAAAGCTTTAGAACCTCATGACTTTCACGAAAGTGTATTAATTAAACTAGAAGATGTTTCTGTAAGTTACGAAGAACGTAAAATTATAAATAACATTTCGTGGACCGTAAAACAAGGCGAATTTTGGCAGTTAATTGGTCCTAACGGTTCTGGAAAAAGCACTATTTTATCCTTAATTACAGGCGATAATCCAAAAGGTTTTGGGCAGAATTTATTTTTGTTTGGCAGAAAAAAAGGAACTGGCGAAAGTGTTTGGGATATTAAAAAACAAATTGGAATCTTCGCAACTTCGATGACCGATTTATTTCAAAAAAGCCACACTTTAGAACAAATGATTTTATCTGGGTTCTTTGACCAGATAGGACTTTATACGGAACCAACAACACATCAAAAGCAAATTGTAACGCAATGGCTTGAAGTGATAGAAATGTCACATTTGCGTAAAAAACGTTTTATTGATCTTTCTGTTGGACAGCAGCGTGTGGCTTTAATTGTCCGCGCCGTTTTAAAACATCCGCCTTTATTAATTTTAGACGAACCAGTTGAAGGTTTAGACGACGAAAATGTAGAATTGGTAATTCAATTAATCAACACTATTAAACAGGAAACTAATGTAAGCATCATTTACGTTTCTCACCGAATCGAAAAAGGCCTTGCTCCTACTTCTGTCTTCGAACTTTTGCCAGCTGAAACAGGATCAATCGGAAAAATAAAATACCACTCAGAATTAAATTAA
- a CDS encoding alkylphosphonate utilization protein — MSIERELSKRSGSKCELCGNEENLKVYQVLPTQKGGIDEAILACNTCIDQIENPDNVDLNHWRCLNDSMWNENVAVQVVAWRMLSRLRAAGWPQELLDMMYLDEDTLAWAQATGEGEDDENKLVHRDSNGVVLQHGYSVVLIKDLKVKGSSMVAKQGTAVRNIRLDHENAEYIEGKVDGQQIVIITQYVKKI, encoded by the coding sequence ATGAGTATCGAAAGAGAATTAAGCAAACGAAGCGGATCTAAATGTGAACTTTGCGGAAACGAAGAAAACCTTAAAGTTTATCAAGTACTGCCAACTCAAAAAGGCGGTATAGATGAAGCTATATTAGCCTGTAATACTTGTATTGACCAAATTGAAAATCCAGATAACGTCGATTTAAATCACTGGAGATGCCTTAACGACAGCATGTGGAATGAAAATGTTGCTGTGCAAGTTGTTGCTTGGAGAATGTTAAGCCGTTTGCGTGCTGCAGGATGGCCTCAGGAATTATTGGACATGATGTATTTAGATGAAGATACTCTCGCATGGGCACAAGCAACTGGCGAAGGCGAAGATGACGAAAATAAATTAGTTCATCGTGACAGTAACGGTGTTGTACTACAACATGGATATTCTGTAGTTTTAATTAAAGATCTTAAAGTAAAAGGATCCAGCATGGTTGCCAAACAAGGAACTGCTGTGAGAAACATTCGTTTAGACCACGAAAACGCTGAATACATCGAAGGAAAAGTTGATGGACAGCAGATTGTGATTATAACGCAGTATGTGAAGAAGATTTAA
- a CDS encoding ThuA domain-containing protein produces MGIFKRIILFFVLTISFFGFSQSKKENPKFKVIAFYTAKNDQAHISFVHEANKYFPKLAAENHFQYDSTSNWENLNAKFLAKYQVVLFLDTRPEKKEEREAFQKYMENGGGFIGFHFSAFALNDSSYNQDWNWYHNTFLGSGEYGSNTWKPTSAVLRVENQHPVTKNLPKTFTSAPNEWYRWSNDLTKNQGIEILVAIDESSFPLGTGPKAHEIWHSGYYPVVWTNKKYKMLYVNMGHNDIDYEGGTNKTLSYTFENKTQSQLILNALLWLGNSKK; encoded by the coding sequence ATGGGCATTTTTAAAAGAATTATTTTATTTTTTGTTCTAACAATTTCTTTCTTTGGTTTTTCTCAAAGCAAAAAAGAAAATCCAAAATTTAAAGTAATTGCTTTTTACACCGCAAAAAACGATCAGGCGCATATTAGCTTTGTCCATGAGGCCAATAAATATTTTCCAAAATTGGCAGCAGAAAATCATTTTCAGTATGATTCAACGAGCAATTGGGAAAATCTTAATGCTAAGTTTTTAGCAAAATATCAAGTGGTTTTATTTTTAGATACACGCCCGGAAAAGAAAGAAGAACGGGAAGCTTTTCAAAAATACATGGAAAATGGCGGCGGTTTCATAGGATTTCATTTTTCAGCATTTGCTTTAAATGATTCCAGTTATAATCAGGATTGGAATTGGTATCATAATACTTTTTTAGGATCTGGCGAATATGGAAGCAACACCTGGAAACCAACTTCGGCAGTTCTTAGAGTTGAAAATCAGCATCCTGTCACCAAAAATCTGCCAAAGACTTTTACATCAGCACCAAACGAATGGTATCGATGGTCTAATGATTTGACGAAAAATCAAGGCATCGAAATTTTAGTCGCAATTGACGAATCCAGCTTTCCATTAGGAACTGGTCCAAAAGCACATGAAATTTGGCACAGCGGTTACTATCCAGTTGTATGGACGAATAAAAAATATAAAATGCTGTACGTAAATATGGGGCACAATGATATTGATTATGAAGGCGGTACAAACAAAACCTTATCGTATACTTTTGAAAATAAAACACAAAGCCAGTTAATATTGAATGCATTGCTTTGGCTCGGAAATTCAAAAAAATAA
- a CDS encoding D-alanine--D-alanine ligase has product MKNIAIIMGGYSSEYKISLISGNVVYQYLDKTKYNGFRVHIFKEKWVYVDQNDAEFPIDKNDFSVTVNGEKITFDCVFNAIHGTPGEDGLMQAYFELIGMPQSSCDYYQSALTFNKRDLLSVLKPYGIKTAISYYLNKGDEINTAEIVKKVGLPCFVKPNKAGSSFGISKVKTEAELPIAIEVAYKEDNEIIIESFLDGTEVSVGVINYKGEIKVLPMTEIVSENDFFDYEAKYEGKSQEITPARISDELTQKVGEIAKRAYEVLKMKGFSRSEFIIVDNEPYMLEMNTIPGLTTESLIPQQSKAAGISLEDLFTNAIELALA; this is encoded by the coding sequence ATGAAAAACATTGCCATCATCATGGGCGGATATTCAAGCGAATACAAAATTTCACTGATCAGCGGAAACGTTGTATACCAATATCTTGATAAAACAAAATACAACGGATTTCGAGTTCACATTTTCAAAGAAAAATGGGTTTATGTAGACCAAAATGATGCCGAATTCCCAATCGATAAAAATGACTTTTCAGTAACAGTAAACGGAGAAAAAATAACTTTTGATTGTGTTTTCAACGCAATTCACGGAACTCCAGGCGAAGACGGATTAATGCAGGCATATTTCGAATTAATCGGTATGCCGCAATCTTCTTGCGATTATTACCAATCTGCACTTACATTCAATAAAAGAGATTTATTATCGGTTTTAAAACCATACGGAATCAAAACGGCAATCTCTTATTATTTGAACAAAGGAGACGAAATCAATACAGCTGAAATTGTTAAAAAAGTTGGACTTCCATGTTTCGTTAAACCAAACAAGGCAGGTTCAAGTTTTGGAATTTCTAAAGTAAAAACCGAAGCTGAACTGCCAATTGCAATCGAAGTGGCGTACAAAGAAGACAATGAAATCATCATAGAAAGTTTCCTTGACGGAACTGAAGTTTCTGTGGGCGTAATTAATTATAAAGGTGAAATTAAAGTTTTACCTATGACTGAAATCGTTTCAGAAAATGATTTCTTTGATTACGAAGCTAAATACGAAGGAAAATCACAGGAAATAACACCTGCAAGAATTTCTGATGAGTTGACTCAAAAAGTAGGCGAAATAGCAAAACGTGCTTACGAAGTTTTAAAGATGAAAGGTTTCTCCCGAAGCGAATTTATCATCGTAGACAACGAACCGTACATGCTGGAAATGAATACTATTCCAGGTTTAACGACAGAAAGTTTGATTCCGCAGCAATCAAAAGCAGCCGGAATTTCACTAGAAGATTTATTCACCAATGCGATTGAGTTAGCTCTAGCTTAA
- a CDS encoding RluA family pseudouridine synthase, producing MNNNIEENLDLEDELFEHYRFEVPKGQAFLRIDKYLMNLIQNATRNKIQNAATEGNIFVNDIPVKSNYKVKPFDVITVMLSHPPFENHILPEDIPLNIVYEDDALLLINKEPGMVVHPGHGNYTGTLVNALAHHFDNLPMNSSERPGLVHRIDKDTSGLLVVAKTEAAMTHLAKQFEAKTTEREYIALVWGNVVAESGTIEGNLARHLKDRMQMAVFDDPEIGKPAITHYKVLERFGYVTLISCKLETGRTHQIRAHMKHIGHPLFNDERYGGHLILKGTTFTKYKQFIDNCFKALPRQALHAKTLGFVHPNTGELMRFDTELPKDFQDCIEKWRNYVKSHNVEDEDA from the coding sequence ATGAACAATAATATTGAAGAAAATTTAGATCTGGAAGACGAATTATTTGAGCATTACAGATTTGAAGTACCTAAAGGTCAGGCGTTTTTGCGTATTGACAAATATTTAATGAATTTGATTCAGAATGCTACGCGCAACAAGATCCAGAACGCAGCAACTGAAGGAAACATTTTTGTAAATGATATTCCAGTAAAATCAAATTATAAAGTAAAACCTTTTGATGTGATTACGGTTATGTTATCGCATCCGCCGTTTGAAAATCATATTCTTCCTGAAGATATTCCGCTGAATATTGTTTATGAAGATGATGCTCTTTTATTGATCAATAAGGAGCCGGGAATGGTTGTACACCCAGGTCACGGAAATTACACCGGAACTTTGGTAAATGCCTTGGCACATCATTTTGATAATCTGCCAATGAACAGCAGTGAACGTCCTGGTCTGGTGCACCGTATTGATAAAGATACTTCTGGTCTTTTGGTTGTGGCTAAAACAGAAGCTGCAATGACACATTTAGCAAAACAATTTGAAGCTAAAACGACTGAACGTGAGTATATTGCTCTAGTTTGGGGAAATGTTGTGGCTGAAAGCGGTACCATTGAAGGAAATCTGGCAAGACACTTAAAAGATCGTATGCAAATGGCGGTTTTTGACGATCCAGAAATTGGGAAACCGGCGATTACGCATTATAAAGTTTTGGAACGTTTTGGTTACGTAACTTTGATTTCTTGTAAACTGGAAACTGGAAGAACGCATCAAATTCGTGCGCACATGAAACACATCGGACATCCGTTGTTTAATGATGAACGTTATGGCGGACATTTAATCTTAAAAGGAACTACTTTTACAAAATACAAACAGTTTATAGACAATTGTTTTAAAGCTTTGCCTCGTCAGGCACTGCATGCTAAAACGCTTGGTTTTGTTCACCCAAATACAGGTGAATTAATGCGTTTTGATACAGAATTACCAAAGGATTTTCAAGATTGTATCGAAAAGTGGCGTAATTATGTGAAGTCGCATAATGTTGAGGATGAAGATGCTTAA
- a CDS encoding PASTA domain-containing protein yields the protein MSLRQYLTSRVFFLQLLAAAAIIAVIGYLFMHWLTFTTDHGHEIAVPNLSKLTEEQVEEKLDELDLDYVLLDSVDYRSEFPKYSVVEQDPLPGTKVKVGRKIYIKINASGFSSVKIPDLIEKTYREAVPTLKALGLEPGTITYIPNLGKDMVLEMRLKGRNLKVGDRVLKASKIDLVLGDGKASYVDESQADSTATEPAETPQDEQ from the coding sequence ATGAGTTTACGTCAGTATTTAACAAGCCGAGTTTTTTTCTTGCAATTGCTTGCGGCCGCAGCTATCATTGCGGTTATTGGTTATTTATTTATGCATTGGTTGACTTTTACAACTGATCACGGACATGAAATAGCTGTTCCGAATTTGTCTAAACTGACTGAGGAACAAGTAGAAGAGAAATTGGATGAACTGGATTTAGACTACGTACTGCTGGACAGTGTTGATTACAGAAGTGAATTCCCAAAATATAGTGTTGTTGAGCAGGATCCGCTGCCGGGAACTAAAGTAAAAGTGGGAAGAAAAATTTATATTAAGATTAATGCTTCAGGCTTTTCTTCTGTTAAAATTCCTGATTTGATCGAGAAAACGTATCGTGAAGCAGTTCCGACTTTAAAAGCTTTAGGACTTGAGCCAGGAACGATTACTTATATTCCGAATCTTGGAAAAGATATGGTATTGGAAATGCGTTTAAAAGGCAGAAATTTAAAAGTAGGAGACCGCGTATTGAAAGCGTCTAAAATCGATTTGGTTTTAGGCGACGGAAAAGCAAGCTATGTAGATGAAAGTCAGGCAGACAGTACAGCAACTGAGCCTGCAGAAACCCCACAAGATGAACAATAA
- a CDS encoding YetF domain-containing protein, which produces MKEIFEWNRLLFNELPQVFLLEVIFRSTVMFTILLLTLKLAGKRGVKQLSIFETVIVIALGSAAGDPMFYEDVGIIPAAIVFLVIIILYRGVTWLTGKSKKFEEFIEGKTECLINDGKFSISTFRKESLAQDEFFSELRIKSIEHLGQVKHAFIETSGEISVFFYKDEEVKHGLPILPLLFHQKSKNILSDGIYSCTFCGHTEEQKKGTAKCKICKKDEWVPAIKTLRIT; this is translated from the coding sequence ATGAAAGAAATCTTTGAATGGAATAGATTGTTATTTAACGAATTACCCCAGGTTTTCCTTCTGGAAGTAATATTTCGTTCAACGGTTATGTTTACTATTTTACTGCTTACATTAAAGTTAGCTGGTAAAAGAGGAGTAAAACAATTATCTATATTCGAAACCGTAATTGTTATTGCGCTTGGTTCGGCCGCCGGCGATCCAATGTTTTATGAAGATGTCGGAATAATACCGGCAGCGATTGTTTTCTTAGTTATCATTATCCTATATCGCGGTGTAACATGGCTTACTGGAAAGAGTAAAAAATTCGAGGAATTTATAGAAGGCAAAACCGAATGTTTAATTAATGATGGAAAATTTTCTATCTCAACTTTTAGAAAAGAATCTTTGGCTCAGGACGAATTTTTCTCTGAATTAAGAATCAAATCTATTGAACATTTAGGACAAGTAAAACATGCTTTTATAGAAACAAGCGGAGAAATCAGTGTCTTTTTTTACAAAGATGAAGAAGTGAAACACGGCCTTCCTATTTTGCCTTTACTTTTTCATCAAAAAAGTAAAAACATTCTAAGTGACGGAATTTATTCCTGCACTTTTTGCGGTCATACCGAAGAACAAAAAAAAGGAACCGCAAAATGTAAAATCTGTAAAAAAGACGAATGGGTTCCAGCAATAAAAACCCTTAGAATTACCTAA
- a CDS encoding family 16 glycoside hydrolase, translated as MKIKIASILILQLLFISCSSTISTVKKEYTLNNSKELKSDWTINSKEWILKKDTLTGNGSLSPWGVLVSKKQLPENYEIDLKVNMTGESLFEIMLNLDKGKYIRTYLYQIDQNIVIGDGIYDKKDNSYGKRGGKTLFKKPMELENNKWYSVKIKVQNNQLFFSVDNKTSLECSLEKSNLNQKGKLGFITNGEVKITGLKIKSL; from the coding sequence ATGAAAATTAAAATTGCATCAATTCTTATTTTACAGCTGTTATTCATTTCTTGCTCGAGCACTATTTCAACAGTAAAAAAAGAATATACTTTAAACAATTCAAAAGAACTAAAATCAGATTGGACGATTAATTCTAAAGAATGGATTCTAAAAAAAGACACTCTTACAGGAAATGGTTCTCTTTCTCCTTGGGGAGTCTTGGTTTCGAAAAAACAGCTTCCAGAGAATTATGAAATTGATTTAAAAGTCAATATGACAGGAGAATCTTTATTTGAAATAATGCTTAATTTGGATAAAGGAAAATACATTAGAACATACTTGTACCAAATTGATCAAAACATAGTAATTGGCGATGGAATTTATGATAAAAAAGACAATTCGTATGGTAAACGAGGCGGAAAAACGTTGTTTAAAAAACCAATGGAATTAGAAAATAACAAATGGTATTCCGTAAAAATTAAAGTCCAAAACAATCAATTATTCTTTTCTGTAGACAACAAAACTTCTTTAGAATGTTCTCTTGAAAAAAGCAATTTAAACCAAAAAGGAAAACTAGGTTTTATAACCAACGGTGAAGTAAAAATAACTGGTTTAAAAATTAAATCTCTTTAA